From the genome of Desulfobaculum xiamenense:
CGCATGTTAACATTGGCACCATCGGTCACATCGACCATGGTAAGACTACGCTGACCGCTGCCATCACCAAGAGCGCCGCTCTGATCGGCGGTGGCAAGTTCATCGCGTACGACGAGATCGACAAGGCACCCGAAGAGAAGGA
Proteins encoded in this window:
- a CDS encoding GTP-binding protein, giving the protein MAKEKFERKKPHVNIGTIGHIDHGKTTLTAAITKSAALIGGGKFIAYDEIDKAPEEK